GGTTCAGGAACATCAAAATCAGCAGCGGGTACAGCCTGCCGCTAGAAGCATAAAGAGGATTTACTCGTATGGCACCGAAGAAGATCACTGGATACGTCAAACTTCAGATCATGGCAGGTAAGGCGACGCCCGCGCCTCCGGTCGGCCCCGCGCTGGGTCAGGCGCAGGTCAACATCATGGAGTTCTGCAAGCAGTTCAACGACCGCACCAAGGGCGCCGATCTGGCGGGCCTGACGATTCCGGTCGTCATCTCGGTTTACGCTGACCGCACCTTCTCCTTCATCACGAAGACGCCTCCGGCTCCCGTGCTGCTGCTCAAGGCCGCCGGCATCGAGAAGGGCTCGGGCACTCCGAACAAGGAGAAGAAGGGTAAGGTGACTGAGAAGCAGATCCTCGAGATCGCCAAGCAGAAGATGCCGGACATGAACGCAGCCACCGTGGAGGCAGCGGCCAAGACAATCCGTGGCACCGCCCGCTCGATGGGCATCGATGTTGTTGCCTAAGGTTATAGCAGCTGCTGTCGAGGTTCTCTGAAATGGGGTACCCCCAGGGGGGTACCCCATTTCTATGTCTCATGAATGCAACGAGATAGCGAAAACTCTTCCGCTAAGATATTGTATTCAGGGGAGTTAGAGGTCAAAATATTGAATTCAAAAGAGATAAGGCCAGGCGATTTCGCTTGGCCTTATCTCTTTTATCCACCTGCTTCTATTTTACGCACTGGAGGTAAACTGCTCTGCCACTTTTCTGAGGTTTATTTTTATCGGATAAGTCTATGTTTGTGTGCTACTTGTGTAGTTGATGGCGCTTTCCATGCCGACTTTGGGACTTGACAAGGTTCTCTGTGGAAATCTCTCGGGACGCTCCGTTTCGAGGCAGGTCGCTCTCAGGCGAAGAGCCTTTGCTGCGGCGGGCCTTCGGCGCTGAGCGATGGCTTTCTGGTGGAGCCTGGGCTGGGCAGAAGGCTGTCGTCGTCGCTGAAGCGTCGGCCGATCTTGTGGCGAAGGCGGGCGCGTTCGACGATCTGGGAAAGTTTGCGGCGGTAGTCGGCGGCGGCGAAGTCGGCGTGGTCGAAGCGGCGGGCGTACTCGGGCTCGAGGGAGGGGAAGTGCTCACGAACGAAGCTCATGTAGGTAGGACGTGAGCACGGCTTGAGGAAGAGTGGGTTGGCGGCGAAGAAGCTGGCGCCAACCTCGGCGGCGAGGCGGGCCATGCGGTCGATGGCCTCTTCGGTGTCGGTGATGCCCGGCAGAAGCGGCGAGCAGAGGATGCCGGTGGCGATGCCGGCCTGACGGAGTTCTTTGACGGCAGCGAGGCGGAGATCTGGGCGTGGGGCGCGAGGCTCGAGC
The Edaphobacter bradus genome window above contains:
- the rplK gene encoding 50S ribosomal protein L11, which produces MAPKKITGYVKLQIMAGKATPAPPVGPALGQAQVNIMEFCKQFNDRTKGADLAGLTIPVVISVYADRTFSFITKTPPAPVLLLKAAGIEKGSGTPNKEKKGKVTEKQILEIAKQKMPDMNAATVEAAAKTIRGTARSMGIDVVA